Proteins from one Armatimonadota bacterium genomic window:
- a CDS encoding fused response regulator/thioredoxin-disulfide reductase produces MGHQARLHGGLEAVGHAVAALAAGVFGAVVGLEADLVERDAAGDEVGHDALGEDAGQSGAALL; encoded by the coding sequence CCTCCACGGTGGGCTTGAAGCCGTGGGGCACGCCGTGGCGGCCCTGGCCGCCGGCGTATTCGGGGCCGTTGTCGGTCTGGAAGCCGACCTCGTCGAGCGCGACGCCGCAGGCGACGAGGTGGGCCATGACGCGCTCGGCGAAGACGCAGGCCAGAGCGGCGCTGCGCTCCT